The DNA window GAAAGGGAAGGGTTACGATTAAGCAAAAAGACTGGAGTAGGTACAAGGATTGAAGGGGCTGAAGAAAATAAAGTACAGCTTTTGCAAAGACTCAAAAAAGATATTGATTATGTTGAGCCCTATTCTCGTGAAGGAAGGCAAAACTATATCTTAAAAAGACTATTTATGAATAGTAAAAGTATCACCATTCAAGAGCTTGCTGATGAATTGTATGTTTGCACGGCAACTATTCATAATGATTTAAAAGAACTTGAAATGTGGCTTGAGGATTTTCATTTAAAATTAAATAAAAAAAGAAACTATGGGGTAGAGGTTATAGGAGAAGAAGAAGATTACAGGAAGGCTATTTCAAGTCTTCTTTCTCAGAGCAAGGAAGTTGAGGAACTACAGGAATTATTGTATTCAGCATATAACGGGAGAATTGACTATCCATCTCTGATAGAGCTTAAAGGATTGATGGATATAGATTATAAAAGATTAGAAGAACTGTTAAATGGGGTAGAGAAACAGCTAAAATTTAGATTTTCTCAGGAAGCCTATATTAGCTTAGTAATTCATATTGTTATATCTATGAGACGAATCAAAGAAGGTAAGGATATTTTGTTATCTAGGACCATTTTAAGTAATATCAAAAATACAGAAGAATTTCAATGTGCAAAAGAAATGAGTAGCAAAATGCAGGAATACTTTAATGTATTAAAACCAGAATCAGAAATAGGATATATTACCCTTCATATATTAGGAAGTAAAATTCATCAAAAAGATTTAGGGGATTTGAAATTTTCCTTTGAAAAGATTGAAGAGTCAGAAATTGCAGTAGAAATAGGCAAAAGTATTGTAGATGTAGCAAGTGATGCATTGAATATGAATTTGAGAGAGGATCAAGCCCTTATTAATGGATTGATTTTGCATTTAAGACCAACAATCAATCGTCTAAAATATGGATTGACTTTAAACAATCCTATTTTAGAAGACATCAAAAGTAATTATCCAGATATTTTTGGAGTAGCTTGGATGAGTAGTAGAGTGTTTGAAAAATATTTGGATAAAAAGATACCAGAATCAGAAATAGGCTATATAGCCCTTCATCTAGGAGCAGCTGTAGAAAGGAATAGACGACAAATAAAGACCTTGGTAATTTGCCATAGTGGAATTGGTACTTCTCAATTATTATCAGCAAGACTTCAAAGATGCTTTAAAGAAATTGAGATTTTAGGGATTGTTGCTTCTACAGAATTAACAAAGGATATGCTAGATGATGCTGATTTGATTATATCCACCGTTCCTCTTCAAATAGATCGGCTAGTGTTAGTTATTAGTCCTCTTTTTACCCAAGCAGATATAAGAAAGGTAGATCAATATATTTATAAGATTCATCAAAAAATGGTTCATAAGGATTTAAAGGAAAATCCTATTGAAAAAGAGGTTTTTTATAGAAGTAAAAAAATAAACAACAAAGAAGAAGTAATAAATGAAATGTGCGAATATTTAGAAATAAAACAATATATTAAAAGAAATTTTAAGGAAAGTGTCTTATTAAGAGAAAATATTATGGCTACAGAAGTAGGAAATGGCATAGCTATTCCCCATGGAGATCCAAAAGAAGTAAAAAAATCTTGTATTGCTCTTACGGTGTTAGAGCATTCAATGAAATGGGATAAAGAATGGGTAGAATTTATTTTTATGATTTGTATTGCTGAAAAGGATATAGCAAAAACCAAAATTCTTATTAAAAATTTATATAAGAACATGGATAAACCTGAATTTTTAAAGGGATTGAGAGAAGGAGATAAAAATATCAAAAATATGCTAGAAAGATTAGTGTAAGTATAAGTGGGAGGTGGGTGCATGTATCCACTAAAATTTGAGCATATATATGTAAATAAAGTTTGGGGTGGAAGAAATTTATCAACTTTTAGAGAAGATCTACCCTCAGGGGAAATAGGGGAAAGTTGGGAAATTGCATGCCATAAGGATGTAATCAGTATCATTGCAAATGGTAAATATAAAGGGATGAAGTTAGATGAACTAATATTAAAAGAGCGTGAAGATATTCTTGGGACGGAAATTTCAAAGGAACATTTTCCATTACTCATCAAGTTTTTAGACGCACAAAGTAAATTATCTATTCAAGTGCATCCTAATGATTTTTATGCCATTGAAAATGAGAATGATTTAGGAAAGACAGAAGCTTGGGTTGTATTAGAGGCTGAAGAGAATGCCAATATGATATTAGGGATAAAAGATTGCTCTCCTGAAGGTTTTAGAGAAGCTTTAGAAAAAGGAAATTTAGAGCCTTGTCTACATCGTATATCTGTTAAAAAGGGCGATGTATATTTTATTCAAAGTGGATTAATTCATACAATGGAAGGTGTTTTGGTAGCTGAGATTCAGCAAAATAGTGATACTACTTATAGAGTATATGACTATAATCGAGGCAGGGAACTCCATATAAAAAAGGCAATGGATGTGATGGATTTTTCACTTCATGCAAGAAAAGCTTCAGGGCTCTGTACTCAAGGGGAAGGATATGAAAAGACTTACTATTGCTATGATCATAATTTTTCTTTAGAGAAATATAAGATTGAAAGTAGCTGTATAGAAAAAAGTGATAAAGAAAGATTTTATATTTTTATCTGTATTGATGGAGAAGGTTTAATTCGGTATTCTAATGGGATTGAAGAAATTAGAAAAGGGGATACCCTATTCATTCCTGCAGGATTAGGGACATATACCTTAGATGGAAATTTCACATTATTAAAAGCTTATGTTCCAAATATAAAAAAACTAGAAAAAGAAATTTTAGGAGAAATTAAATATCTGTCTGATTGTTATGAAGCCCACTTATAAAAGTGGGCTTTTATGGTAGAAATATAGTAAAAATAGTCTGAAAAGTTTATAATAGAAATAAGAATATTATGTTTTTAG is part of the Crassaminicella profunda genome and encodes:
- a CDS encoding BglG family transcription antiterminator; protein product: MDRIMKITKILLEHKEPVTINQIALELQVSNKTVRNDLKKLQDFVEREGLRLSKKTGVGTRIEGAEENKVQLLQRLKKDIDYVEPYSREGRQNYILKRLFMNSKSITIQELADELYVCTATIHNDLKELEMWLEDFHLKLNKKRNYGVEVIGEEEDYRKAISSLLSQSKEVEELQELLYSAYNGRIDYPSLIELKGLMDIDYKRLEELLNGVEKQLKFRFSQEAYISLVIHIVISMRRIKEGKDILLSRTILSNIKNTEEFQCAKEMSSKMQEYFNVLKPESEIGYITLHILGSKIHQKDLGDLKFSFEKIEESEIAVEIGKSIVDVASDALNMNLREDQALINGLILHLRPTINRLKYGLTLNNPILEDIKSNYPDIFGVAWMSSRVFEKYLDKKIPESEIGYIALHLGAAVERNRRQIKTLVICHSGIGTSQLLSARLQRCFKEIEILGIVASTELTKDMLDDADLIISTVPLQIDRLVLVISPLFTQADIRKVDQYIYKIHQKMVHKDLKENPIEKEVFYRSKKINNKEEVINEMCEYLEIKQYIKRNFKESVLLRENIMATEVGNGIAIPHGDPKEVKKSCIALTVLEHSMKWDKEWVEFIFMICIAEKDIAKTKILIKNLYKNMDKPEFLKGLREGDKNIKNMLERLV
- a CDS encoding type I phosphomannose isomerase catalytic subunit, translated to MYPLKFEHIYVNKVWGGRNLSTFREDLPSGEIGESWEIACHKDVISIIANGKYKGMKLDELILKEREDILGTEISKEHFPLLIKFLDAQSKLSIQVHPNDFYAIENENDLGKTEAWVVLEAEENANMILGIKDCSPEGFREALEKGNLEPCLHRISVKKGDVYFIQSGLIHTMEGVLVAEIQQNSDTTYRVYDYNRGRELHIKKAMDVMDFSLHARKASGLCTQGEGYEKTYYCYDHNFSLEKYKIESSCIEKSDKERFYIFICIDGEGLIRYSNGIEEIRKGDTLFIPAGLGTYTLDGNFTLLKAYVPNIKKLEKEILGEIKYLSDCYEAHL